In Candidatus Methylomirabilota bacterium, one genomic interval encodes:
- a CDS encoding 30S ribosomal protein S1, protein MMSETDKAEEAVDTSTEAPDREPSDQEHSQELVDLYAQSLREITEGEIVRGTVLEIRNDMVLIDIGYKSEGAIPIKEFQTPSGEITVKVGDAVDVYLEQKEDSDGLIVLSREKAEKTKIWEDIRRAYEKGEVVTGTILGRTKGGLTVDIGVRAFLPGSQVDLRPVRDLDKLISKSFPMKVIKLNQRRGNIVLSRRELLEEERRTLKDRTLQSLEEGKIIRGKVKNITEYGAFIDLGGLDGLLHITDMSWGRVGHPSELFTVGDEIEVVVLKFDRAAERVSLGHKQRLKDPWEDVDQRFPVSSRVRGKVISLTDYGAFVELAEGIEGLVHISEMSWTQRVKHPSKVVSVGDSIEVVVLDVDKTNKRISLGLRQIEPNPWLSIEESYPVGMRVEGTVRNLTDFGAFVELNDGIDGLIHVSDMSWTKRVRHPSEILKRGDKVEAVVLHTDKANRRISLGLKQSQPDPWQSTVLDKYRVGMDVKAKVVRLTDFGAFVELEDGVEGLLHISELSHERVAKPEDVVAIDQELWLKIIKLDPAERKLGLSLRAYLDSQDPSSQKADQATSDQASPDRQEEGVEAR, encoded by the coding sequence ATGATGTCTGAGACGGACAAGGCGGAAGAGGCTGTTGACACATCGACAGAGGCGCCGGATCGTGAGCCTTCCGATCAGGAGCACTCTCAGGAGCTGGTCGATCTGTACGCCCAGAGCCTGAGGGAAATCACTGAGGGGGAGATCGTCAGAGGGACCGTACTGGAGATCAGAAACGATATGGTCCTGATCGATATCGGCTATAAGTCTGAAGGGGCCATACCGATCAAGGAGTTCCAGACGCCCTCCGGAGAAATCACGGTGAAGGTCGGCGATGCGGTCGATGTCTACCTGGAGCAAAAAGAGGATAGCGACGGCCTCATTGTCCTCTCGAGAGAGAAGGCGGAAAAGACCAAGATCTGGGAAGATATCCGACGGGCGTATGAGAAGGGCGAGGTGGTCACGGGCACCATTTTGGGCCGCACCAAAGGTGGACTGACGGTCGATATCGGTGTCCGGGCCTTCCTGCCGGGTTCGCAGGTTGACCTGCGGCCTGTTCGCGACCTCGACAAGTTGATCAGCAAGAGCTTCCCAATGAAGGTCATCAAGCTGAATCAACGCCGGGGCAATATTGTGTTGTCTCGGCGGGAACTGCTCGAGGAAGAGCGACGGACGCTCAAGGACAGGACCTTGCAGTCGTTGGAGGAGGGGAAGATCATACGGGGCAAGGTCAAGAACATTACCGAGTACGGCGCGTTTATCGACCTTGGCGGGCTGGATGGGTTACTGCATATCACCGATATGTCGTGGGGCCGTGTCGGTCACCCCTCCGAGCTCTTTACGGTCGGTGACGAGATCGAGGTCGTTGTGCTGAAATTCGACAGGGCCGCGGAACGAGTGTCGCTTGGACATAAGCAGCGCTTGAAGGACCCGTGGGAAGATGTCGATCAACGGTTTCCCGTGAGTTCCCGTGTTCGCGGCAAGGTCATCAGTCTGACCGATTATGGCGCGTTTGTTGAGTTGGCCGAGGGGATCGAGGGGCTGGTTCATATCTCGGAGATGTCCTGGACACAGCGGGTCAAACACCCGTCGAAGGTCGTCTCGGTGGGAGATTCGATAGAGGTTGTGGTGTTGGATGTCGATAAGACGAATAAGCGGATTTCGTTGGGGCTTCGTCAGATCGAGCCCAACCCTTGGTTGTCGATCGAGGAAAGTTACCCTGTAGGGATGCGGGTCGAGGGAACCGTACGGAACCTGACCGACTTTGGCGCCTTTGTCGAACTGAACGATGGGATCGACGGGCTGATTCATGTCTCAGATATGTCCTGGACCAAGCGGGTGCGCCATCCGTCTGAGATTCTCAAACGGGGGGACAAGGTGGAGGCAGTGGTTCTGCATACCGACAAGGCCAACCGACGCATCTCTCTCGGTCTCAAGCAGAGCCAGCCCGATCCCTGGCAATCGACCGTCCTTGACAAGTATCGCGTCGGGATGGACGTGAAGGCCAAGGTCGTACGTCTGACCGATTTCGGCGCCTTTGTCGAATTGGAGGACGGTGTCGAGGGGCTGCTCCACATCTCTGAGCTCAGTCATGAGCGGGTCGCAAAGCCGGAGGATGTCGTCGCCATCGATCAGGAGCTTTGGCTTAAGATCATCAAGCTGGATCCCGCCGAGCGGAAACTCGGGCTGAGTCTTCGCGCCTACCTGGACAGCCAGGACCCATCGAGCCAAAAGGCCGATCAGGCTACGAGTGATCAGGCGTCACCGGATCGTCAGGAAGAGGGGGTCGAAGCGCGATAG
- the sppA gene encoding signal peptide peptidase SppA gives MKRTWLVVSLTVIGSLMLLFSLAFSLGRWERMGGSKIALITVEGVILDSKEIIEQLEKHRTNPTVKAIVLRINSPGGGVAPSQEIYEELLKTRETAKKPVVASMGSVAASGGYYIASASDLIMANPGTITGSIGVLLQIPNISGLMQKIGIKSVVVKSGQHKDLASPTREMTEAERQILQGMLDDVHDQFIDVVAKSRRLDRKKVEAIADGRIFSGREAQSIGLVDHLGNLQDAIERAGALAGIRGKPAIIEERKRRNLLVDLLRGSLNSLNIEIPSYYPPSTLSVSYLLR, from the coding sequence ATGAAGCGGACATGGCTGGTCGTCAGCCTGACAGTCATCGGTAGCCTGATGCTTTTATTCAGTCTGGCTTTCTCCTTGGGCAGATGGGAGCGGATGGGGGGAAGTAAGATCGCCCTGATCACGGTTGAAGGCGTCATCCTGGATTCCAAGGAGATTATCGAGCAACTTGAAAAGCATCGAACGAATCCGACGGTCAAGGCCATCGTTCTGAGGATCAATAGCCCAGGGGGCGGCGTGGCGCCATCCCAGGAGATCTACGAAGAGCTTCTGAAGACCCGTGAGACCGCAAAGAAACCGGTCGTTGCCTCTATGGGGAGCGTCGCAGCGTCTGGGGGATATTATATTGCCAGTGCCAGCGACCTGATTATGGCGAACCCCGGTACGATTACCGGCAGCATCGGTGTGTTACTTCAGATTCCTAATATTTCCGGCCTGATGCAGAAGATCGGCATCAAGTCGGTGGTCGTGAAGAGCGGTCAGCACAAGGATCTGGCATCCCCAACCCGCGAAATGACGGAGGCCGAACGCCAGATCCTTCAGGGGATGCTCGACGACGTTCACGATCAGTTTATTGATGTCGTCGCGAAGAGCAGGCGACTCGATCGTAAAAAGGTCGAGGCTATCGCGGATGGGCGAATTTTCAGCGGACGCGAGGCCCAGTCGATCGGATTAGTGGACCACCTCGGCAATCTTCAGGATGCCATCGAACGTGCCGGGGCGTTAGCCGGAATCCGTGGGAAACCAGCAATTATCGAGGAGCGAAAGCGTCGAAATCTCCTGGTCGACCTGCTACGCGGCAGTTTGAATTCATTGAATATTGAGATTCCGAGCTATTATCCGCCTTCAACGCTCTCTGTCAGTTATCTACTCCGGTAG
- a CDS encoding HIT family hydrolase → MEMLWAPWRMAYVQNNQSAGCLFCETPAHGEDEKALIVWRGRSIFIQMNLYPYNPGHIMIVPYRHLAALDDLSADEQVELIKEVARSTAIMREAMNTDGFNVGINQGRAAGAGVDQHLHVHVVPRWSGDTNFMPVTAGTKVIPEGLTATYRKLAPLFSTAAHKER, encoded by the coding sequence ATGGAAATGCTATGGGCGCCCTGGAGAATGGCCTATGTGCAGAACAACCAGTCGGCCGGCTGTCTATTCTGCGAGACCCCGGCCCATGGAGAGGATGAAAAGGCCTTAATCGTTTGGCGAGGCCGCTCCATATTCATCCAGATGAACCTCTACCCATATAATCCCGGACACATCATGATCGTGCCATATCGACATCTGGCTGCGTTGGATGATCTGTCGGCGGATGAGCAAGTGGAGCTCATTAAAGAGGTTGCGCGGAGTACCGCGATTATGCGGGAGGCGATGAACACCGATGGGTTCAATGTCGGCATCAATCAAGGTAGGGCGGCAGGCGCCGGTGTCGACCAGCATCTGCATGTGCATGTCGTCCCTCGTTGGAGCGGCGACACGAATTTTATGCCGGTCACGGCCGGCACCAAGGTCATCCCTGAAGGGTTAACGGCGACCTATCGAAAGCTGGCCCCCTTATTTTCCACAGCGGCCCATAAGGAGAGATGA
- a CDS encoding (d)CMP kinase, protein MRQITNYDPLPSTIGRLIIAIDGPVGAGKSTVARLLAKRLEYRYIDSGAMYRALSWKALQRGLDLNDERALRQLADETSIVLEAAGDRELILVDGQDVSHQIRERGVEQATSKISTHPSVRQVMVAHQRRMAVEGGVVMDGRDIGTVVFPDADLKFYLTARLEVRARRRYVDAQALGAVREMDELVKDIEARDVRDMNRHASPLRKADGAVTIDTSDLPIAEVVDAMEAEIQRKMGIHEDKT, encoded by the coding sequence ATGCGGCAGATAACGAATTACGATCCACTGCCAAGTACAATAGGCCGGCTGATTATCGCGATCGACGGACCGGTCGGGGCAGGCAAAAGTACGGTGGCTCGCCTGCTCGCCAAGCGGTTGGAGTACCGGTATATCGACAGCGGGGCGATGTATCGCGCGCTGTCATGGAAGGCGCTGCAGAGGGGTCTCGACCTGAATGATGAACGCGCCTTGCGACAACTGGCCGATGAGACCTCTATCGTCCTTGAGGCTGCCGGTGATCGAGAACTGATTCTTGTTGATGGACAGGACGTCAGCCATCAGATCAGAGAGCGTGGGGTCGAACAGGCGACCTCGAAAATCTCGACCCATCCGAGTGTTCGTCAGGTGATGGTGGCGCACCAGCGACGTATGGCCGTAGAGGGCGGAGTGGTAATGGACGGGCGTGATATCGGTACGGTTGTGTTCCCAGACGCCGATCTGAAATTTTATCTCACGGCGCGTTTGGAGGTGCGGGCGAGGCGTCGATACGTTGATGCGCAGGCACTCGGTGCGGTCCGAGAGATGGATGAACTCGTCAAGGATATCGAGGCAAGAGACGTCAGGGACATGAATCGACACGCCTCACCGTTACGAAAGGCCGACGGGGCGGTGACGATCGATACCAGCGATCTGCCGATTGCCGAGGTCGTTGATGCGATGGAGGCGGAGATCCAGCGGAAGATGGGGATCCATGAAGACAAGACGTGA
- a CDS encoding 1-acyl-sn-glycerol-3-phosphate acyltransferase, translating to MRSVFLRDGVLKKAIGRCVVSMIRLVCLGIAKVAFRLQIEGQEHIPRTGPGIVAANHVSYIDPIIIGIAVRRPVRFMAKKELFSSPLFGWLIRQLGAFPVNRDRTNLQAFKLAASSLAAGEIVAIFPEGTRGDGVKLRPAKPGIGLIAARTGAPVIPTFHQGTGKVFPKGAWFPRPYRIAIKFGAPCQFTEEPGDHTEDRVATFSRVIMDRIAALKASLERGPWSRDDRMYAAESAIPMKETRQ from the coding sequence ATGAGATCTGTGTTTTTGCGGGACGGGGTTCTGAAAAAGGCGATCGGTCGCTGTGTCGTCAGCATGATTCGCCTTGTCTGCCTCGGTATCGCAAAGGTCGCGTTCCGGCTTCAGATCGAGGGGCAAGAGCATATCCCTCGTACGGGACCGGGCATCGTGGCGGCGAACCATGTAAGCTATATTGATCCGATTATCATCGGGATCGCGGTTCGACGCCCGGTTCGTTTTATGGCCAAAAAGGAGCTGTTCAGTTCCCCGCTATTTGGTTGGCTGATTCGGCAACTCGGCGCTTTTCCAGTCAATCGGGATCGAACCAACCTGCAGGCCTTTAAGCTGGCGGCCTCCTCACTGGCAGCGGGAGAGATCGTCGCAATCTTTCCGGAAGGGACGCGCGGAGATGGCGTGAAGCTGCGGCCCGCCAAACCAGGAATCGGACTGATTGCAGCACGTACGGGCGCACCGGTCATACCGACATTTCATCAGGGAACGGGTAAAGTCTTCCCGAAGGGCGCATGGTTTCCCAGACCCTATCGCATCGCCATAAAATTCGGTGCGCCCTGTCAATTTACCGAGGAACCGGGAGATCATACAGAGGATCGAGTCGCCACGTTCAGTAGAGTTATTATGGACAGAATTGCGGCCCTGAAGGCGTCGTTGGAAAGGGGGCCATGGTCGCGGGACGACAGAATGTATGCGGCGGAATCGGCCATACCGATGAAGGAAACGAGGCAGTAA
- a CDS encoding integration host factor subunit beta, which produces MTKADLVELVAAQVCLTKKDTEVVVDTILDSIAKALASADDGKVELRGFGSFRTRQRRARQGRNPQSGQAVDVPSKRIPFFKPGKELRQLIDS; this is translated from the coding sequence ATGACAAAGGCCGACTTGGTAGAATTGGTTGCCGCCCAGGTGTGCCTCACGAAGAAAGACACCGAAGTTGTCGTCGACACCATCCTCGATAGTATCGCCAAGGCCCTGGCGTCGGCGGACGACGGTAAGGTCGAACTCCGGGGCTTCGGGAGCTTCCGCACCAGGCAACGTCGGGCGCGCCAGGGGAGGAATCCGCAGAGCGGTCAGGCGGTCGACGTCCCCTCGAAGCGTATTCCCTTTTTTAAACCTGGCAAGGAGCTGCGGCAGCTTATCGACAGTTAG
- the aroA gene encoding 3-phosphoshikimate 1-carboxyvinyltransferase, translating into MLVNPVGPLKGELTLPGDKSITHRAVILGSLADGVTEITGALRSHDCCDTAKAFRAMGIAIEELDGERLQIHGGGLYGLKEPTEVLDVGNSGTTMRLLAGVLAAQPFFTVLTGDQYLRARPMARVTLPLRSMGATILGRDGGNLPPLAIRGARLQAIDYIGPIASAQVKSAILLAGLFAEGETTVTEPALSRDHTERIFDAVGIPIRRNGLQLAVDGIKRIPAFRLHIPGDFSAAAFFLVAALVIPGSDLLLRGVGMNPTRTGLLEALQAMGAGIEISEQRIVSGEPVADLRVRSQALHGTAVAGALIPRMVDEIPIFAVAAALASGTTIIRDATELRVKEVDRIAAIATELHRLGVEVEQRSDGLNIRGGAVLSGCHCDSWGDHRMAMALAVAGLAAKGSTTISDPSCVGSSFPDFWTRLNTVLPGAAVLSEG; encoded by the coding sequence ATGCTGGTCAATCCTGTCGGTCCGTTGAAGGGTGAACTGACCCTTCCGGGCGACAAGTCGATTACCCATCGGGCGGTTATCCTGGGATCGTTGGCCGACGGCGTTACGGAGATTACTGGTGCGCTGCGAAGCCACGACTGCTGTGATACCGCCAAGGCGTTTCGCGCGATGGGGATCGCAATCGAAGAGCTGGATGGGGAACGGCTGCAGATTCACGGGGGTGGGTTGTACGGCCTGAAAGAACCGACGGAGGTGCTGGACGTCGGGAATTCCGGCACGACCATGAGGCTCCTGGCGGGGGTGCTGGCGGCGCAGCCGTTCTTTACCGTGCTGACGGGCGATCAGTATCTGCGCGCGCGGCCGATGGCCAGGGTGACGCTGCCGCTCAGGTCGATGGGGGCCACCATCCTGGGTCGAGACGGCGGGAATCTGCCGCCACTCGCCATCAGGGGCGCACGACTGCAGGCGATCGACTATATCGGCCCGATCGCCAGCGCCCAGGTGAAATCCGCGATCCTGCTGGCTGGCCTCTTTGCCGAGGGTGAGACGACCGTTACTGAGCCGGCCCTCTCTCGCGATCATACGGAGCGGATATTCGACGCAGTCGGCATCCCGATCCGCCGCAATGGGTTGCAGCTCGCCGTCGACGGTATCAAGCGCATCCCCGCCTTTCGACTTCATATTCCCGGGGATTTCTCGGCGGCCGCCTTCTTTCTGGTTGCGGCGCTGGTGATCCCGGGTTCGGATCTTCTGTTGCGGGGGGTAGGGATGAATCCGACACGAACCGGCCTGCTGGAGGCGCTCCAGGCGATGGGCGCGGGGATCGAGATCAGCGAACAGCGTATCGTCTCCGGTGAGCCGGTGGCTGATCTGCGTGTCAGAAGCCAGGCATTGCACGGGACGGCGGTGGCCGGGGCCCTGATTCCTCGGATGGTTGATGAGATCCCCATATTTGCAGTGGCGGCTGCGCTGGCCTCGGGGACGACGATCATACGGGATGCGACGGAGCTTCGGGTCAAAGAGGTGGATCGGATCGCTGCCATTGCCACGGAGTTGCATCGGTTGGGCGTGGAGGTTGAGCAACGTTCTGATGGTTTGAACATCCGTGGGGGCGCCGTCCTGTCCGGCTGCCATTGCGACAGTTGGGGAGATCACCGGATGGCGATGGCGCTGGCCGTGGCGGGCCTGGCCGCCAAGGGGAGCACCACGATCTCCGATCCATCCTGTGTCGGCAGCTCATTCCCGGATTTCTGGACGCGCCTGAATACCGTGCTGCCCGGGGCGGCGGTACTATCGGAGGGTTGA
- a CDS encoding tRNA (adenosine(37)-N6)-dimethylallyltransferase MiaA, with amino-acid sequence MSHAPLIVLAGPTASGKSALALALAERADGEIVAADSMQVYRGLDIGTAKPTAQDRDRIPHHLLDVVRPDQPFTAAEYARLASAAVGDIRARGRLPILVGGTGLYIRALLEGLFDGPGGVTRLRELLYREAAETGSAILHRRLETIDPDAAAAIHPHDLSRIVRALEVAAVSGRPISTLRAEGRRDGGPVAGPILKYGLDRNRQELYRRIDARVEAMMAQGLLREVRGLLDQGYNGTLRSLRAIGYRHMIEHLQGQINLDDAVASLKRDTRRYGKRQLTWFRHQHEIEWLTVEGSAVSKQMLQRLVERIEETWSRTV; translated from the coding sequence GTGAGCCATGCGCCGCTTATTGTACTGGCGGGTCCCACCGCATCCGGGAAGTCAGCTTTGGCGCTGGCCCTGGCAGAGCGAGCAGATGGCGAGATCGTTGCCGCGGACTCGATGCAGGTCTATCGCGGCCTCGATATTGGGACCGCAAAGCCGACCGCTCAGGATCGAGATCGCATTCCCCATCACCTGCTCGATGTCGTTCGACCTGATCAGCCCTTCACGGCGGCCGAATATGCGAGGTTGGCCTCCGCCGCTGTCGGCGACATCCGCGCTCGCGGACGTCTTCCGATTCTGGTAGGGGGTACCGGCCTGTACATACGCGCACTCCTTGAAGGATTGTTCGATGGGCCAGGGGGGGTAACTCGCCTACGGGAGTTGCTGTATCGCGAGGCGGCAGAAACAGGGTCTGCGATCCTGCACCGACGACTTGAGACCATCGATCCTGATGCGGCTGCAGCGATCCATCCTCACGATCTTTCCCGAATCGTGCGGGCGCTTGAGGTGGCGGCTGTAAGCGGTCGCCCTATCTCGACCCTCAGGGCGGAGGGACGCCGCGACGGCGGCCCCGTCGCTGGGCCTATCCTGAAATACGGCCTGGATCGGAATCGTCAGGAACTGTACCGACGGATTGATGCGCGGGTCGAGGCGATGATGGCGCAGGGATTGTTGCGTGAGGTTCGGGGGCTACTCGATCAGGGCTACAACGGGACCCTCAGATCGCTACGGGCCATCGGATACCGTCATATGATCGAGCACCTGCAGGGGCAGATCAACCTTGACGATGCGGTCGCCTCGCTCAAGCGCGATACCCGGCGATATGGGAAACGGCAACTCACCTGGTTTCGTCACCAACACGAGATTGAGTGGCTGACTGTGGAGGGATCGGCGGTCAGCAAGCAGATGCTCCAACGACTTGTCGAACGGATCGAGGAGACATGGTCGCGAACGGTGTAG
- a CDS encoding ketol-acid reductoisomerase: MAKLYYDQDADLNLLTGKTIAIMGYGSQGHAHALNFKESGLDVIVGLYQGSRSWDKVKAAGLKVATCEEAAYSADVIMMLLPDQTQKQVYEESIGKALTPGKTLMFAHGFNIHFHQIVPPSTVDVSMIAPKAPGHLVRQVFTEGGGVPALLAVHQDVSGRAKATALAYAKGIGCTRAGVLETTFREETETDLFGEQAVLCGGASALVKAGFETLVKAGYQPELAYFECMHELKLIVDLFYQGGLAYMRYSISDTAEYGDYSRGPRLINEQVKGEMRKILDEIQTGAFAREWILENQAGRPSFLAMRNRDADHPIEKVGKELRSMMTWIKKPEAH; encoded by the coding sequence ATGGCCAAGCTGTATTACGATCAGGATGCTGATCTGAATCTGCTGACGGGCAAGACCATTGCCATCATGGGATACGGCAGCCAGGGCCATGCCCATGCGCTGAACTTCAAAGAGAGCGGCCTGGATGTGATCGTCGGTCTGTATCAGGGGAGTCGGTCGTGGGACAAGGTTAAGGCGGCCGGGCTGAAGGTCGCGACCTGTGAGGAGGCCGCTTACAGCGCCGATGTAATCATGATGCTGCTGCCTGATCAAACGCAGAAGCAGGTCTACGAGGAATCGATCGGGAAGGCGCTCACACCTGGGAAGACGCTGATGTTCGCCCACGGTTTTAATATCCACTTTCACCAGATCGTCCCGCCGTCGACCGTCGATGTCTCGATGATTGCGCCCAAGGCGCCGGGCCATCTCGTCCGTCAGGTCTTTACGGAAGGGGGCGGGGTTCCGGCACTGCTGGCTGTTCATCAGGATGTATCGGGGCGGGCAAAGGCAACGGCCCTGGCCTATGCGAAGGGGATCGGGTGCACACGGGCAGGCGTGCTGGAGACGACCTTTCGCGAGGAGACAGAGACCGATCTGTTTGGTGAACAGGCCGTCCTGTGCGGAGGGGCCTCGGCGCTGGTGAAGGCCGGGTTTGAGACGCTGGTGAAGGCCGGCTATCAGCCCGAGTTGGCCTACTTCGAATGCATGCATGAACTCAAGCTGATCGTCGACCTGTTCTATCAGGGCGGCCTCGCATATATGCGCTATTCGATCAGCGATACGGCGGAATACGGTGACTACAGTCGTGGGCCTCGCCTGATTAATGAGCAGGTCAAGGGCGAGATGCGGAAGATCCTGGACGAGATTCAGACCGGCGCATTCGCCCGCGAGTGGATCCTCGAAAACCAGGCCGGACGGCCAAGCTTTCTGGCCATGCGTAATCGGGATGCCGATCATCCGATCGAGAAGGTCGGCAAGGAACTGCGCTCCATGATGACCTGGATCAAAAAACCTGAGGCGCATTAG
- the metF gene encoding methylenetetrahydrofolate reductase [NAD(P)H], with protein MKIADLYGHGRFGLSFEIFPPKTEAGEVQLFSALNTLMVYRPSFVSCTYGAAGSTRDQTLELTVKIRERCGVTTAAHRTCVGSTVEEIRRWLKEATDRSVENIVALRGDPPKGEVGFTRPEGGLGYANELVALIRQEFPYFSMAVAGYPETHQEAPSPAVDLANLKRKVNAGADAVITQLFYDNRDFFDFRRRYREAGIAAPLIPGILPVINLGQIQRITSMCGAKIPAAFLAELDGCRDDPAGQVSVGVQYAIRQCRELLDAGIPGLHFYLLNKAEATLQILQALDLPR; from the coding sequence ATGAAGATTGCCGATCTGTACGGTCACGGTCGATTCGGCCTCTCCTTTGAGATCTTCCCCCCGAAGACCGAGGCGGGGGAAGTCCAGTTGTTTTCCGCCCTGAACACCCTGATGGTCTATCGTCCCTCCTTCGTGTCATGTACCTATGGGGCGGCAGGTTCGACACGAGATCAAACGCTGGAGCTCACGGTGAAGATTCGCGAGCGGTGCGGTGTGACGACCGCCGCACACCGGACCTGTGTCGGGTCGACGGTTGAGGAGATTCGACGGTGGCTGAAGGAGGCAACCGACCGGAGTGTCGAGAATATCGTTGCCCTGCGCGGGGATCCCCCAAAGGGGGAGGTCGGGTTCACAAGGCCTGAAGGCGGGCTGGGATACGCCAACGAATTGGTCGCCCTGATCCGACAGGAGTTCCCATACTTCAGTATGGCCGTGGCGGGCTATCCCGAAACGCATCAGGAGGCGCCGAGTCCCGCGGTCGATCTGGCGAATTTGAAGCGGAAGGTGAATGCGGGCGCGGATGCCGTCATTACCCAGCTCTTTTATGATAATCGCGATTTCTTCGATTTTCGTCGTCGTTATCGAGAAGCCGGGATTGCCGCCCCGCTGATTCCCGGTATCCTTCCGGTGATCAATCTGGGTCAGATTCAGCGAATCACCTCGATGTGCGGGGCCAAGATCCCGGCAGCATTTCTTGCAGAGTTGGATGGCTGCCGGGATGATCCTGCCGGGCAGGTGAGCGTGGGGGTACAGTACGCCATCCGGCAATGCCGCGAGTTGCTTGATGCGGGAATCCCCGGCCTGCACTTTTATCTGCTCAACAAGGCTGAAGCGACGCTTCAGATCCTGCAAGCCTTGGATCTGCCGCGGTGA
- a CDS encoding acetolactate synthase small subunit produces the protein MSERAKTMSKEAKARHIITLLVENHAGVLARIAALIAAKGYNIDSLTVGETMDPSISRMTLVVRGDDSVVEQAVKQLNRLIDVIRVTDLTGEEFVERELVLVKVKAKPEAKAEILRIADIFRAKVVDVAPLSYMLELTGAEDKLNAFVELLKPYGIQEFARTGMTVMTRGSKTAGKQVEEIVKGSEIKKVVGLVE, from the coding sequence ATGAGCGAACGGGCCAAGACGATGTCGAAGGAGGCAAAGGCGCGTCATATCATTACCCTGCTGGTCGAGAACCACGCAGGCGTCCTGGCACGCATCGCCGCGCTGATCGCCGCCAAAGGGTACAATATTGACAGTCTCACCGTCGGCGAGACGATGGATCCCTCCATCTCCAGGATGACCCTGGTCGTGAGAGGGGATGACTCGGTGGTAGAGCAGGCGGTGAAACAGCTCAATCGTCTCATCGATGTGATTCGTGTTACCGACCTGACCGGTGAGGAGTTCGTCGAGCGTGAGCTGGTGCTCGTAAAGGTCAAGGCCAAACCGGAGGCCAAGGCTGAGATACTCCGGATTGCCGACATCTTTCGGGCCAAGGTCGTGGATGTCGCGCCCCTATCGTATATGCTGGAGTTGACCGGCGCGGAAGACAAGCTGAACGCCTTTGTCGAACTGCTCAAGCCGTATGGCATCCAGGAGTTTGCACGCACCGGCATGACGGTGATGACCCGGGGGAGCAAGACGGCCGGTAAACAGGTTGAAGAGATTGTGAAGGGATCGGAGATCAAAAAGGTAGTCGGACTCGTCGAGTAG